Sequence from the Anaerolineae bacterium genome:
AGGGCCGTTGCCGCAACAGCAACACCTATGGCGATAACGCCTGCGGCGCGCTACAAACCGAGCTGGCCCTTCAGCCGGGCGAAACGCGCGAGCTACTGGTAATGTTGGGCATTGGCGACGCGCGCACCGTGGGCCAACGCACGGTGGCCGAGTTTGGCGCGCCGGACCGGGCCGAAGCCGAATTGCAAAAACTAAAGGATGACTGGCACGCCAAATTGGGCAGCCTGGTGGTGGAAACGCCGGACGAAGAACTGAACCACACCATCAATGTGTGGGGGCTTTACAACTGCCTGATCACCTTTGCCTGGTCGCGGGCGGCCAGCCTGGTTTACAACGGCGAGCGGGACGGTTTGGGTTTCCGCGATTCGGTGCAGGATATTTTGGGGGTGGTGGCCGCCATCCCGGAAGAAGCCCGCCGGCGGCTGGAACTGCTGCTCACGGGCCAATTGGCCAACGGCGGGGCCATGCCCATTGTTAAACCCTTTGACCACCAGCCCGGCCGGGAAACAGGCCCCGATCCCGCCGAATACCGTTCCGACGACTGCCTCTGGTTTTTTAACGCCATTCCGGCCTACGTGGGTGAAACCGGAAACCTGGACTTTTACCATAAAGTGCTGCCCTACGCCGACCAGGGCGAGGCCACTGTTTTGGGCCACCTGCGCCGCGCCCTGGAATTCAACTTGGAGCGCCTGGGCCGGCACGGCCTGCCCTGCGGCCTGGCCGCCGATTGGAACGACTGCTTGCGGCTTGGCTACTACGGCGAAAGCCTGTTTGTGGCCTTTCAGGTGCGTTTGGGCCTGACCATTTACGCCGAAATTGCCAACCGGCTCGGCCAGCCCGACGAAGCTGCCTGGGCACTGGACCGGCGTGAAAAAATGGAGGCCAGCATCCAGGCCTGCGCCTGGGACGGCGATTGGTTTATCTGGGCCATCGGCGAAGACGGCGCCGTGTATGGCACGCGCCATTATGCCGAAGGCCAGGTTTATTTGAATACGCAGCTCTGGTCCGTGATCAGCGGAACGGCCACCGCTGCCCAGGCTCAACGTTGTATGGAAACTGTGCAGCAGCGCCTGGCCACGCCCTACGGCTTGATGCTCTGCGCCCCGCCTTTTGTCAAAACGCCCATTGACGTGATGCGGGCCGTGGTTTTTAACCCCGGCATCAAAGAAAACGCCGGCGTCTTCAACCATACCCAGGGCTGGGGCGTAATGGCCGAGTGCCTGCTGGGCCACGGCGACCTGGCCTACGAATATTACCGGGCCTCGATGCCCGCGGCCTACAATGACCAAGCCGAACTGCGCCAGGTTGAGCCTTACGTGCAGTGCCAAACCACGTATTCCACTTTTTCGCCGCGCCCCGGCAACGGCCGCACTTCGTGGCTCACCGGCGCGGCAGCCTGGGCCTACTTTAGCGCCACGCAGTACATTCTGGGCCTCCAGCCGGAGCCGGACGGCCTGCGCCTTGATCCCTGCATTCCCCATACCTGGGCCGGGTTTAAGGCTACACGGCGTTTTCGCGGTTGTGTTGTTCAAATTGAGGTCAAAAATCCTAACCGGGTCTGCCGGGGGGTCAAATTGCTAACCCTCAACGGCGAAACGCTGCCCGGCAACCTTGTTCCGGCAGACAGGCTGGCCGAACAAAATGTGGTTGAAGTGGTGCTGGGCTGAGGGTACAGAATGTCTCAACGCCGGCAGAATAAAAAGCGAGGTGACAGTCACTTTGTAAGTGACTGTCACCTCTGGGCCGTGCGTAAGTTCTAAAAGTCCCTGCGCCAATCAAATCCGGCGCAGGGACTTTTTTCCAGAAGAATCAAAACCACACCGTGATGGTTACTTGGGGCAGGTTTTGGGCCGGCCCTTATTTGCTGTCAACCGTTTCACTGGCCGGCACTTCTACCACCAGCTCATCTTTTTTGATGAACACTAATCCCTCATTTTCACTGTAATCCACAATCACGGTATCGTGGGGCTTGAACTCGCCCCGCAGCAATTTAACAGACAGCGGCGACTCTACCTGCTTTTGCAAGGTACGGCGCAACGGGCGCGCGCCAAAGGCCGGATCATAGCCCTGTTCGGCCAGCCAGACACGGGCGGAATCGGTGAGTTCAATAGTGATACCATGTTCACCCAAACGGCCCGCAATTTCCTTCATCTGCAAATCAACAATTTGGGTCACCTGCTCTTTGGTGAGGGTGTGGAAGATGATGATTTCATCAATCCGATTCAAAAACTCGGGCCGGAAGTGCTGGCGCAGCGCGTCTTGAATATCACCTTTGAGGCGCGAGTCGTCAAACGTGCCCTGGTCGCCCGTTTGCCGGAAACCCAGGGTGCCGCCTTTGGCCCCAAAGGCAGTGC
This genomic interval carries:
- a CDS encoding N,N'-diacetylchitobiose phosphorylase, whose protein sequence is MNYGYFDDQAKEYIITRPDTPLSWSNYLGSTEYGAIITNNAGGYGFYQSGARGRFMRLLFNGVPMDQPGRYFYLRDGDSGDYWSASWQPVGKPLSQYRSTCRHGTAYTIFNSRYAGIMAETTYFVPLGQTFEYWRLKLTNQSDHPRRISVFTFCEFTNQWDTRQDQVNLQYSLFIVRGELADGLLRVAIQDNLASGRDDALLDDIARHCWMALVGAPLAGYDTSREAFIGPYRSYHNPLAVEQGRCRNSNTYGDNACGALQTELALQPGETRELLVMLGIGDARTVGQRTVAEFGAPDRAEAELQKLKDDWHAKLGSLVVETPDEELNHTINVWGLYNCLITFAWSRAASLVYNGERDGLGFRDSVQDILGVVAAIPEEARRRLELLLTGQLANGGAMPIVKPFDHQPGRETGPDPAEYRSDDCLWFFNAIPAYVGETGNLDFYHKVLPYADQGEATVLGHLRRALEFNLERLGRHGLPCGLAADWNDCLRLGYYGESLFVAFQVRLGLTIYAEIANRLGQPDEAAWALDRREKMEASIQACAWDGDWFIWAIGEDGAVYGTRHYAEGQVYLNTQLWSVISGTATAAQAQRCMETVQQRLATPYGLMLCAPPFVKTPIDVMRAVVFNPGIKENAGVFNHTQGWGVMAECLLGHGDLAYEYYRASMPAAYNDQAELRQVEPYVQCQTTYSTFSPRPGNGRTSWLTGAAAWAYFSATQYILGLQPEPDGLRLDPCIPHTWAGFKATRRFRGCVVQIEVKNPNRVCRGVKLLTLNGETLPGNLVPADRLAEQNVVEVVLG